A genome region from Coffea arabica cultivar ET-39 chromosome 7e, Coffea Arabica ET-39 HiFi, whole genome shotgun sequence includes the following:
- the LOC113702145 gene encoding uncharacterized protein isoform X1, whose amino-acid sequence MTISASARPLDAKMSWRRGKTSGWTAFDLEHRRKQGLEPEAKGESFPEISSSMNQDQKALTNTANKTALEKPFASLLQGAVNFPIKQKCSDMDEQKFQGGSSSASADYLNAMNGVEDAFEANEMLKELHPWADQSLIEDVLAGVNYDVDKASSLLKMMVSYEQSYNDAKVIGTEELRFNHKESLVNENKSLAEKDTKLAQVSCFLEGHVYKNNQDLTDEAKKDINLAQMSRLLEGLECKNNQDLTDERTSSRKMLLHDVSATKMILNSIKYLPIEPEWEEDDVYLVQRKDARKMMSSASRNSKAANEAYLRGDHLSAQLYSRKAREEWLTAERLNAKAAKEILSIRNSKNDEWTLDLHGLHAAEAVQALQEHVQRIESQMPTKQLACASRVNATTGIVLSTVPEVAIFRDLDKCGSQIPSSRTRPTSVQVITGKGNHSRGEAALPAAIRSFLNENGYHYSEARPGVIEVQVKIRRR is encoded by the exons ATGACTATTTCTGCAAGTGCACGACCTCTGGATGCGAAGATGTCGTGGAGGAGAGGTAAAACATCCGGTTGGACTGCATTTGACCTCGAACATCGTCGTAAGCAGGGTCTTGAACCTGAAGCAAAGGGTGAATCTTTTCCAGAAATATCAAGCTCAATGAACCAAGATCAGAAAGCCTTGACAAACACAGCAAATAAAACTGCATTGGAGAAGCCTTTTGCATCTCTACTACAGGGTGCTGTCAATTTTCCGATTAAGCAGAAATGCAGTGATATGGATGAACAGAAATTCCAGGGTGGCAGCTCTAGTGCATCTGCTGACTATTTAAATGCAATGAATGGTGTCGAAGATGCTTTTGaggcaaatgaaatgcttaagGAGCTCCATCCTTGGGCAGACCAAAGCTTGATTGAGGATGTTTTGGCTGGTGTAAACTATGATGTTGATAAGGCCTCATCCTTATTGAAAATGATGGTTTCCTATGAGCAAAGTTACAATGATGCTAAAGTTATTGGAACTGAAGAATTAAGGTTCAATCATAAGGAGTCTCTTGTGAATGAAAATAAGTCATTAGCCGAAAAGGACACAAAACTTGCTCAAGTGAGCTGCTTTCTTGAGGGTCATGTGTATAAGAATAATCAAGATTTGACAGATGAAGCCAAAAAGGACATAAATCTTGCTCAAATGAGCCGTCTTCTTGAGGGTCTTGAGTGTAAGAATAATCAAGATTTGACAGATGAACGTACTTCTTCCAGGAAAATGCTTCTGCATGATGTCTCTGCTACAAAAATGATTCTGAATTCTATCAAATATTTACCCATTGAGCCTGAGTGGGAAGAAGATGATGTTTACTTGGTTCAAAGAAAAGACGCACGAAAGATGATGAG TTCAGCATCCCGGAATTCTAAGGCTGCCAATGAAGCCTATCTGAGAGGAGATCACTTATCTGCTCAACTCTATTCACGAAAAGCTCGTGAAGAATGGCTGACTGCTGAACGATTAAATGCCAAGGCAGCAAAAGAAATTCTGAGCATCAGGAATTCGAAGAATGATGAGTGGACATTAGATTTGCATGGTCTTCATGCTGCAGAAGCAGTCCAAGCCTTGCAAGAACATGTGCAGAGGATTGAATCTCAGATGCCTACAAAACAGCTTGCTTGTGCTAGTAGAGTCAATGCAACAACAGGCATTGTACTTTCCACAGTTCCTGAGGTTGCAATTTTTAGGGATTTGGATAAGTGTGGTAGCCAGATTCCATCATCTAGGACAAGACCAACATCAGTACAAGTAATAACAG GAAAAGGCAATCATAGCCGGGGTGAAGCGGCACTTCCTGCAGCCATTAGGAGCTTCCTTAATGAAAATGG ATATCACTATAGTGAAGCACGACCTGGGGTGATTGAAGTGCAAGTCAAAATCCGGCGACGATGA
- the LOC113702145 gene encoding uncharacterized protein isoform X2 — protein MSWRRGKTSGWTAFDLEHRRKQGLEPEAKGESFPEISSSMNQDQKALTNTANKTALEKPFASLLQGAVNFPIKQKCSDMDEQKFQGGSSSASADYLNAMNGVEDAFEANEMLKELHPWADQSLIEDVLAGVNYDVDKASSLLKMMVSYEQSYNDAKVIGTEELRFNHKESLVNENKSLAEKDTKLAQVSCFLEGHVYKNNQDLTDEAKKDINLAQMSRLLEGLECKNNQDLTDERTSSRKMLLHDVSATKMILNSIKYLPIEPEWEEDDVYLVQRKDARKMMSSASRNSKAANEAYLRGDHLSAQLYSRKAREEWLTAERLNAKAAKEILSIRNSKNDEWTLDLHGLHAAEAVQALQEHVQRIESQMPTKQLACASRVNATTGIVLSTVPEVAIFRDLDKCGSQIPSSRTRPTSVQVITGKGNHSRGEAALPAAIRSFLNENGYHYSEARPGVIEVQVKIRRR, from the exons ATGTCGTGGAGGAGAGGTAAAACATCCGGTTGGACTGCATTTGACCTCGAACATCGTCGTAAGCAGGGTCTTGAACCTGAAGCAAAGGGTGAATCTTTTCCAGAAATATCAAGCTCAATGAACCAAGATCAGAAAGCCTTGACAAACACAGCAAATAAAACTGCATTGGAGAAGCCTTTTGCATCTCTACTACAGGGTGCTGTCAATTTTCCGATTAAGCAGAAATGCAGTGATATGGATGAACAGAAATTCCAGGGTGGCAGCTCTAGTGCATCTGCTGACTATTTAAATGCAATGAATGGTGTCGAAGATGCTTTTGaggcaaatgaaatgcttaagGAGCTCCATCCTTGGGCAGACCAAAGCTTGATTGAGGATGTTTTGGCTGGTGTAAACTATGATGTTGATAAGGCCTCATCCTTATTGAAAATGATGGTTTCCTATGAGCAAAGTTACAATGATGCTAAAGTTATTGGAACTGAAGAATTAAGGTTCAATCATAAGGAGTCTCTTGTGAATGAAAATAAGTCATTAGCCGAAAAGGACACAAAACTTGCTCAAGTGAGCTGCTTTCTTGAGGGTCATGTGTATAAGAATAATCAAGATTTGACAGATGAAGCCAAAAAGGACATAAATCTTGCTCAAATGAGCCGTCTTCTTGAGGGTCTTGAGTGTAAGAATAATCAAGATTTGACAGATGAACGTACTTCTTCCAGGAAAATGCTTCTGCATGATGTCTCTGCTACAAAAATGATTCTGAATTCTATCAAATATTTACCCATTGAGCCTGAGTGGGAAGAAGATGATGTTTACTTGGTTCAAAGAAAAGACGCACGAAAGATGATGAG TTCAGCATCCCGGAATTCTAAGGCTGCCAATGAAGCCTATCTGAGAGGAGATCACTTATCTGCTCAACTCTATTCACGAAAAGCTCGTGAAGAATGGCTGACTGCTGAACGATTAAATGCCAAGGCAGCAAAAGAAATTCTGAGCATCAGGAATTCGAAGAATGATGAGTGGACATTAGATTTGCATGGTCTTCATGCTGCAGAAGCAGTCCAAGCCTTGCAAGAACATGTGCAGAGGATTGAATCTCAGATGCCTACAAAACAGCTTGCTTGTGCTAGTAGAGTCAATGCAACAACAGGCATTGTACTTTCCACAGTTCCTGAGGTTGCAATTTTTAGGGATTTGGATAAGTGTGGTAGCCAGATTCCATCATCTAGGACAAGACCAACATCAGTACAAGTAATAACAG GAAAAGGCAATCATAGCCGGGGTGAAGCGGCACTTCCTGCAGCCATTAGGAGCTTCCTTAATGAAAATGG ATATCACTATAGTGAAGCACGACCTGGGGTGATTGAAGTGCAAGTCAAAATCCGGCGACGATGA